In Brachyhypopomus gauderio isolate BG-103 unplaced genomic scaffold, BGAUD_0.2 sc34, whole genome shotgun sequence, the following are encoded in one genomic region:
- the garem gene encoding GRB2-associated and regulator of MAPK protein 1 isoform X1: MNAAAGGGANMDLGSLLYNSLKDVTWSSTTLPLERLVSAYRLPQIVKLDNGESVEGLRENDYLLIHSCRQWTTITAHSLEEGHYVIGPKIEIPVHYEGQFKLLEQDRDIREPVQYFNSVEEVAKAFPERVYVMEEITFNVKMASGECNEDTEVYNITLNTGDELTLMGQAEILYAKTSRERSRFNTIFKRIGKLNSMGRLGRGKMPCLICMNHRTNESVSLPFQCRGRFSTCSPLELQMQEGEHVIRAIVEKTRLPVNVVVPATPPRNPHDLHVIREGHRYKLVNVQTKTVVVCCGLRSNKVLPVHFTLQAGGTGGTGVGALPRLLVPEGLLHGEAWLETVVHRWFTYCQEQFNIDDYSRAVRDVRADWPEDGKSPKKGGGGGTNGCPAHAHLPSSLSSARDELTQSFHRLSVCVYGSNLHGNSEVNLQGCVSLYGEYVPTEPPDADYLFSELLDGSSSPGGLCKSDLPYEELWLDHGKRRGPACEPSEPGTAGCPTAPLYPGTAPASVLLSADVSLPPPPVPPKSEAVREECRLLNAPPIPPRSSKQSAPSCGGGGPYPPTKPRQTDTRSPSPSLSYYSSGLHNIGGEGESPRDADEPNHTCYPCGWSRADPGEGGTGPHPCLGPPRDAALTRLSWPNDFCGGDSHKGEEFPSAQCRSYSSYPRKRTPATPKACASELFDKGEGLESGSASKTAEPPAQVCTKSTSYSLEMYRDTPTKECNTKQSRSCPILPPRTPKSNDCKKDGTCAATELRPPSCSPETSHGGTAPSGPVVAGLPWQPPGDLAGLSIEEVWKCLRFIGMSEDVVALFAREKIDGNLLLQLTEEILSEDFKLSKLQVKKLMQFISGWRPKM; encoded by the exons ATGAACGCGGCGGCGGGCGGGGGCGCTAACATGGACCTGGGCTCTCTGCTGTACAACAGTTTAAAGGACGTAACCTGGAGCTCCACTACTCTGCCCCTGGAGCGCCTGGTCAGCGCCTACAGACTCCCGCAAATCGTGAAGTTGGACAACG GGGAGTCTGTGGAAGGGCTAAGAGAAAATGACTACCTCTTGATTCATTCATGCCGGCAGTGGACCACCATCACCGCACACAGCCTGGAGGAGGGCCATTATGTCATCGGACCGAAAATCGAGATCCCCGTTCATTATGAGG GCCAGTTCAAACTTCTGGAGCAGGACAGGGACATTAGGGAACCTGTGCAGTACTTCAacagtgtggaggaggtggCCAAAGCATTTCCAGAGCGAGTCTATGTCATGGAGGAAATCACCTTCAATGTAAAG ATGGCCTCGGGGGAGTGCAACGAGGACACGGAGGTGTACAACATCACGCTGAACACGGGGGACGAGCTGACCCTCATGGGCCAGGCCGAGATCCTGTACGCCAAGACGTCACGCGAGAGGTCTCGCTTCAACACCATCTTCAAGCGCATCGGCAAGCTCAACTCCATGGGCAGGCTGGGGCGGGGCAAGATGCCGTGTCTCATTTGCATGAACCACCGCACCAACGAGAGCGTCAGCCTGCCCTTCCAGTGCCGCGGCCGCTTCAGCACGTGCTCGCCGCTGGAGCTGCAGATGCAGGAGGGCGAGCACGTCATCCGCGCCATCGTGGAGAAGACGCGGCTGCCCGTCAACGTGGTGGTGCCGGCCACGCCTCCGCGCAACCCGCACGACCTGCACGTGATCCGCGAGGGCCACCGCTACAAGCTGGTCAACGTGCAGACCAAGACGGTGGTGGTGTGCTGCGGGCTGCGCTCCAACAAGGTGCTCCCCGTGCACTTCACCCTGCAGGCCGGCGGGACCGGCGGGACCGGGGTGGGCGCCCTGCCCCGGCTGCTGGTGCCCGAGGGGCTGCTGCACGGCGAGGCCTGGCTGGAGACGGTGGTCCACCGCTGGTTCACCTACTGCCAGGAGCAGTTCAACATCGACGACTACTCGCGGGCCGTGCGCGACGTTCGCGCCGACTGGCCGGAGGACGGCAAGAGCCCCAAGAAGGGGGGCGGAGGCGGGACTAACGGCTGCCCCGCCCACGCACACCTGCCCAGCTCGCTAAGCTCCGCCCGGGACGAGCTCACGCAGTCGTTTCACCGTCTCTCCGTCTGCGTCTACGGCAGCAACCTGCACGGCAACAGCGAGGTGAACTTGCAAGGCTGCGTGAGCCTGTACGGGGAGTACGTGCCCACCGAACCGCCAGACGCCGATTATCTGTTTTCGGAGCTTTTGGACGGCTCGTCCAGCCCGGGAGGCCTGTGCAAATCGGACCTGCCTTACGAGGAGCTGTGGCTCGACCACGGGAAGAGACGCGGGCCCGCGTGCGAGCCGTCCGAGCCCGGCACGGCCGGCTGCCCCACCGCCCCGCTGTACCCCGGCACGGCACCCGCTAGCGTCCTGCTCAGCGCAGATGTCAGTCTACCTCCACCCCCCGTGCCTCCAAAGTCCGAAGCT GTGCGGGAGGAGTGTCGGTTATTGAACGCTCCTCCCATTCCTCCGAGGAGCTCCAAGCAGTCGGCTCCCagctgtggtggtggggggccgtacccccccaccaaacccCGGCAGACAGACACGCGctcccccagcccctccctgtCGTACTACTCCTCAGGCCTGCACAACAT aggaggagagggcgAGTCTCCGCGAGACGCAGATGAGCCGAACCACACCTGCTACCCGTGTGGCTGGAGCCGAGCGGACCCGGGCGAGGGCGGCACCGGGCCGCACCCCTGCCTCGGCCCGCCCAGGGACGCCGCCCTCACGCGCCTGTCCTGGCCCAACGACTTCTGCGGGGGCGACTCCCACAAGGGGGAGGAGTTCCCTTCCGCTCAGTGCCGCAGTTACTCCAGCTACCCGAGGAAAAGGACCCCCGCCACCCCGAAGGCGTGTGCCTCAGAACTCTTCGACAAGGGGGAGGGACTAGAGAGCGGCTCCGCCTCCAAAACGGCAGAGCCGCCTGCCCAGGTTTGTACTAAATCTACAAGTTACAGCCTGGAAATGTACAGAGACACGCCCACCAAGGAATGTAACACTAAGCAAAGCCGGTCCTGCCCCATATTGCCACCAAGAACCCCGAAATCCAACGACTGTAAGAAAGACGGGACGTGCGCGGCCACGGAGCTCCGCCCACCAAGCTGCTCGCCCGAGACGTCGCACGGCGGCACCGCTCCCTCCGGACCGGTTGTGGCAGGGCTGCCGTGGCAACCGCCCGGCGACCTGGCGGGTCTTTCCATCGAGGAGGTGTGGAAGTGTCTGCGGTTCATAGGCATGTCGGAGGACGTGGTCGCGTTGTTCGCCAGAGAGAAAATCGACGGTAATTTGCTCCTGCAGCTAACGGAGGAGATTCTGTCTGAGGACTTTAAGCTAAGCAAACTACAGGTGAAGAAACTCATGCAGTTCATCAGTGGCTGGAGGCCCAAAATGTAA
- the ncf2 gene encoding neutrophil cytosol factor 2 isoform X2, whose product MSFVNSLRQWAEAVQLSEKGDTASALQTFLKIEDKTSKIAFNIGCLLLSNDDLDAAEKAFDSSIGKDEHLAVAFFQRGITFYKKEKFEESLMDFQQALKELRGNQLIDYKPLGLRYKLYACEVQHNIGLVHATLSRWEKAQENLLIALNLRTETKFGYIDQAMESILKQKLFSLVVIPKGLLFKPNKQYVAELETKDYLGKAKVLSSVLPADEFSGFAPLQPQVDEAPAVPKEPEVLRVLKGEPHTVLYESMPETEEELAVLPGNIVFVLQRGNDNWASVIFNGRRGLVPYNYLEPLASKIVQNTPSNSDAEIPAPPQRAAPSKPTKDPKVFSGCIVKVHFMFTIAIYVTPGQPLKAILETISTKLKLPASVLTLSYAKPGSSENVPVEESEMEVLWSCVKDNRLTLWCSTTQDNAVAQEKTVALFSYEPSTPEDLEFREGDVITVLSRINDEWLEGECNGKIGIFPSSFVADHNKNQ is encoded by the exons ATGTCCTTTGTGAATTCTTTACGCCAGTGGGCAGAGGCGGTGCAGCTCTCGGAGAAGGGTGACACGGCCTCTGCTCTGCAAACATTCCTGAAGATAGAGGACAAGACATCTAAAATTGCCTTCAACATTGGATGTCTCCTTCTGAGCAATGACGACCTCGATGCTGCTGAAAAG GCGTTTGACAGCAGCATCGGCAAGGATGAACATTTGGCTGTTGCATTTTTTCAAAGGGGAATTACATTCTACAAAAAAGAAAA GTTTGAGGAATCCCTAATGGATTTCCAGCAAGCTCTTAAGGAGCTTAGAGGGAACCAGTTGATAGACTACAAACCTCTTGGACTGAGGTATAAACTTTATGCTTGCGAG GTGCAGCACAACATTGGCCTGGTCCATGCCACTCTGAGCAGGTGGGAGAAAGCCCAAGAAAACCTTCTTATAGCTCTTAACCTCCGTACAGAAACCAAATTTGGGTACATTGACCAGGCCATGGAATCCATTCTG AAACAGAAGCTCTTCTCTTTGGTAGTGATTCCAAAAGGATTGCTGTTCAAACCCAATAAGCAATATGTGGCAGAGCTTGAGACAAAGGACTACCTTGGAAAAGCCAAG gTTCTGTCTTCTGTTCTTCCAGCTGATGAGTTCTCCGGTTTTGCTCCTCTGCAGCCGCAG GTTGATGAAGCACCAGCTGTGCCCAAAGAGCCTGAGGTACTGAG GGTGCTTAAAGGTGAACCTCACACTGTTCTGTACGAGTCAATGCCAGAGACAGAAGAGGAGTTAGCCGTGTTGCCAGGCAACATCGTTTTTGTTCTTCAAAGAGGGAACGACAACTGGGCATCTGTAATCTTTAATGGAAGG AGAGGGCTTGTTCCATATAATTACCTCGAACCACTGGCTTCAAAAATAGTGCAG AATACACCATCAAACAGTGATGCAGAGATACCAGCCCCACCTCAAAGAGCAGCTCCCAGCAAACCA ACAAAGGATCCTAAGGTTTTCTCCGGGTGCATTGTGAAAGTGCACTTCATGTTTACCATAGCGATCTACGTCACACCAGGCCAACCATTAAAAGCCATCCTCGAGACCATCAGTACCAAACTCAAGCTGCCTGCCTCTGTACTTACGCTAAG CTACGCCAAGCCTGGATCCAGTGAGAACGTCCCCGTTGAAGAATCAGAGATGGAGGTTTTGTGGAGCTGCGTGAAAGATAACCGTCTGACTCTGTGGtgctccaccacacag GATAACGCTGTAGCTCAGGAGAAAACGGTGGCTCTGTTCTCTTATGAGCCATCCACACCAGAAGATCTGGAGTTCAGGGAAGGTGACGTCATCACAGTCCTCTCTAGAA TCAATGACGAATGGCTCGAAGGGGAGTGCAACGGGAAGATTGGAATATTTCCATCGTCTTTTGTTGCAGACCATAACAAGAATCAATAA
- the dph2 gene encoding 2-(3-amino-3-carboxypropyl)histidine synthase subunit 2 codes for MNEAFSSSSESVLHRTVGVSQPVCHDGDLEQMYQISQTCHFIKSNGFKKAALQFPDELLVDSITVSAAVEREAKVKTYVLGDTSYGSCCVDEVAAEHVAAECVVHYGRSCLSPPTRLPVMYVFGRRPIDVQRCAAIFKELFPNGGSHVVVLYDVTYSHAIDDLRSILNDDYPNVVFSDLKADHSRGQGQVYGPLTDSNNTDCMADMVVCKFGRYFCMKEGKTVEDYSMFYIGHEGLTLTNFMMTWNRCAFCSYDPGTSLVRAESININKALMKRYYAIERAKDASVVGILVGTLGVASYLTIIEQLKDCIRKAGKKSYVFAMGKINVPKLANFLEIDVYVLVACPENSLLDSSEFYRPVVTPFEMEVACNKHREWNGEYITDFRDLLPGGSSHVDFPNPDKSANDEDVTDVSLITGALRSSCLNSSDLPNTSSSSSLVVRNQTLTIANTSTAASFLAGRSWQGLEPKLGDSPVVKAVEGRRGIAIAYEEEGAQ; via the exons ATGAACGAAGCGTTCAGCAGTAGCAGTGAGTCTGTGCTGCACAGGACGGTGGGAGTGAGTCAACCAGTATGTCACGATGGAGACCTGGAGCAGATGTACCAGATCAGCCAAACCTGTCATTTCATTAAGAGTAATGGTTTTAAGAAG GCTGCCTTGCAGTTTCCTGATGAACTTCTGGTAGATTCCATTACGGTCTCAGCCGCTGTCGAGCGGGAAGCCAAAGTAAAGACTTATGTCCTAGGTGACACCTCGTATGGCAG ctGCTGTGTAGACGAGGTTGCTGCAGAGCACGTTGCAGCTGAGTGCGTTGTGCACTACGGCCGATCGTGTCTCAGCCCGCCCACAAGACTGCCCGTCATGTACGTGTTCGGCAGGAGACCTATCGATGTCCAGCGGTGTGCCGCAATATTCAAAGAGCTCTTTCCCAATGGCGGGAGCCACGTGGTCGTACTGTATGACGTTACCTACTCGCACGCCATAG ATGACCTCAGAAGTATCTTAAATGACGATTATCCCAACGTCGTGTTCTCTGATCTGAAAGCAGATCACTCTCGTGGTCAAGGGCAGGTCTACGGACCTCTCACTGACAGCAATAACACAGACTGCATGGCTGATATGGTTGTTTGTAAATtcggcagatacttttgtatgAAAGAAGGGAAGACCGTAGAGGACTACAGTATGTTCTACATTGGCCATGAGGGGCTTACGCTCACCAACTTCATGATGACGTGGAACCGCTGTGCCTTCTGTTCTTACGACCCTGGCACGTCATTGGTCCGAGCCGAGTCGATAAACATAAACAAAGCTCTGATGAAGCGCTACTACGCCATAGAGCGGGCGAAAGATGCCAGCGTGGTGGGCATCCTGGTGGGCACACTGGGTGTGGCCAGCTACCTGACCATCATTGAGCAGTTGAAAGATTGCATTCGCAAGGCCGGCAAGAAAAGCTATGTTTTCGCCATGGGCAAGATCAACGTGCCCAAACTGGCCAACTTCTTGGAGATTGATGTATACGTGTTGGTCGCTTGCCCAGAAAACTCGCTGCTAGACTCCAGTGAGTTCTACAGGCCAGTGGTGACGCCCTTCGAGATGGAGGTGGCCTGTAACAAGCATCGAGAGTGGAATGGTGAATACATCACAGACTTCCGAGACCTTCTCCCTG GGGGGAGCAGTCATGTGGACTTTCCAAATCCAGACAAGTCTGCTAATGACGAGGACGTGACGGACGTGTCTCTGATCACCGGAGCCTTGCGCTCTTCCTGTTTAAATTCCTCCGACCTGCCAAACACGTCCTCGTCTTCCTCACTGGTCGTCAGGAATCAGACGTTGACCATAGCTAACACAAGTACCGCAG CGTCGTTCCTGGCTGGTCGCAGCTGGCAGGGCTTGGAGCCCAAGCTGGGGGATTCACCCGTGGTGAAGGCAGTGGAGGGCAGACGAGGTATCGCCATAGCTTACGAAGAGGAGGGAGCGCAGTAG
- the ncf2 gene encoding neutrophil cytosol factor 2 isoform X1: MSFVNSLRQWAEAVQLSEKGDTASALQTFLKIEDKTSKIAFNIGCLLLSNDDLDAAEKAFDSSIGKDEHLAVAFFQRGITFYKKEKFEESLMDFQQALKELRGNQLIDYKPLGLRYKLYACEVQHNIGLVHATLSRWEKAQENLLIALNLRTETKFGYIDQAMESILKQKLFSLVVIPKGLLFKPNKQYVAELETKDYLGKAKVLSSVLPADEFSGFAPLQPQVDEAPAVPKEPEVLRVLKGEPHTVLYESMPETEEELAVLPGNIVFVLQRGNDNWASVIFNGRRGLVPYNYLEPLASKIVQQNTPSNSDAEIPAPPQRAAPSKPTKDPKVFSGCIVKVHFMFTIAIYVTPGQPLKAILETISTKLKLPASVLTLSYAKPGSSENVPVEESEMEVLWSCVKDNRLTLWCSTTQDNAVAQEKTVALFSYEPSTPEDLEFREGDVITVLSRINDEWLEGECNGKIGIFPSSFVADHNKNQ; encoded by the exons ATGTCCTTTGTGAATTCTTTACGCCAGTGGGCAGAGGCGGTGCAGCTCTCGGAGAAGGGTGACACGGCCTCTGCTCTGCAAACATTCCTGAAGATAGAGGACAAGACATCTAAAATTGCCTTCAACATTGGATGTCTCCTTCTGAGCAATGACGACCTCGATGCTGCTGAAAAG GCGTTTGACAGCAGCATCGGCAAGGATGAACATTTGGCTGTTGCATTTTTTCAAAGGGGAATTACATTCTACAAAAAAGAAAA GTTTGAGGAATCCCTAATGGATTTCCAGCAAGCTCTTAAGGAGCTTAGAGGGAACCAGTTGATAGACTACAAACCTCTTGGACTGAGGTATAAACTTTATGCTTGCGAG GTGCAGCACAACATTGGCCTGGTCCATGCCACTCTGAGCAGGTGGGAGAAAGCCCAAGAAAACCTTCTTATAGCTCTTAACCTCCGTACAGAAACCAAATTTGGGTACATTGACCAGGCCATGGAATCCATTCTG AAACAGAAGCTCTTCTCTTTGGTAGTGATTCCAAAAGGATTGCTGTTCAAACCCAATAAGCAATATGTGGCAGAGCTTGAGACAAAGGACTACCTTGGAAAAGCCAAG gTTCTGTCTTCTGTTCTTCCAGCTGATGAGTTCTCCGGTTTTGCTCCTCTGCAGCCGCAG GTTGATGAAGCACCAGCTGTGCCCAAAGAGCCTGAGGTACTGAG GGTGCTTAAAGGTGAACCTCACACTGTTCTGTACGAGTCAATGCCAGAGACAGAAGAGGAGTTAGCCGTGTTGCCAGGCAACATCGTTTTTGTTCTTCAAAGAGGGAACGACAACTGGGCATCTGTAATCTTTAATGGAAGG AGAGGGCTTGTTCCATATAATTACCTCGAACCACTGGCTTCAAAAATAGTGCAG CAGAATACACCATCAAACAGTGATGCAGAGATACCAGCCCCACCTCAAAGAGCAGCTCCCAGCAAACCA ACAAAGGATCCTAAGGTTTTCTCCGGGTGCATTGTGAAAGTGCACTTCATGTTTACCATAGCGATCTACGTCACACCAGGCCAACCATTAAAAGCCATCCTCGAGACCATCAGTACCAAACTCAAGCTGCCTGCCTCTGTACTTACGCTAAG CTACGCCAAGCCTGGATCCAGTGAGAACGTCCCCGTTGAAGAATCAGAGATGGAGGTTTTGTGGAGCTGCGTGAAAGATAACCGTCTGACTCTGTGGtgctccaccacacag GATAACGCTGTAGCTCAGGAGAAAACGGTGGCTCTGTTCTCTTATGAGCCATCCACACCAGAAGATCTGGAGTTCAGGGAAGGTGACGTCATCACAGTCCTCTCTAGAA TCAATGACGAATGGCTCGAAGGGGAGTGCAACGGGAAGATTGGAATATTTCCATCGTCTTTTGTTGCAGACCATAACAAGAATCAATAA
- the garem gene encoding GRB2-associated and regulator of MAPK protein 1 isoform X2 has translation MNAAAGGGANMDLGSLLYNSLKDVTWSSTTLPLERLVSAYRLPQIVKLDNGESVEGLRENDYLLIHSCRQWTTITAHSLEEGHYVIGPKIEIPVHYEGQFKLLEQDRDIREPVQYFNSVEEVAKAFPERVYVMEEITFNVKMASGECNEDTEVYNITLNTGDELTLMGQAEILYAKTSRERSRFNTIFKRIGKLNSMGRLGRGKMPCLICMNHRTNESVSLPFQCRGRFSTCSPLELQMQEGEHVIRAIVEKTRLPVNVVVPATPPRNPHDLHVIREGHRYKLVNVQTKTVVVCCGLRSNKVLPVHFTLQAGGTGGTGVGALPRLLVPEGLLHGEAWLETVVHRWFTYCQEQFNIDDYSRAVRDVRADWPEDGKSPKKGGGGGTNGCPAHAHLPSSLSSARDELTQSFHRLSVCVYGSNLHGNSEVNLQGCVSLYGEYVPTEPPDADYLFSELLDGSSSPGGLCKSDLPYEELWLDHGKRRGPACEPSEPGTAGCPTAPLYPGTAPASVLLSADVSLPPPPVPPKSEAVREECRLLNAPPIPPRSSKQSAPSCGGGGPYPPTKPRQTDTRSPSPSLSYYSSGLHNIPAPRVSAEEERASLRETQMSRTTPATRVAGAERTRARAAPGRTPASARPGTPPSRACPGPTTSAGATPTRGRSSLPLSAAVTPATRGKGPPPPRRRVPQNSSTRGRD, from the exons ATGAACGCGGCGGCGGGCGGGGGCGCTAACATGGACCTGGGCTCTCTGCTGTACAACAGTTTAAAGGACGTAACCTGGAGCTCCACTACTCTGCCCCTGGAGCGCCTGGTCAGCGCCTACAGACTCCCGCAAATCGTGAAGTTGGACAACG GGGAGTCTGTGGAAGGGCTAAGAGAAAATGACTACCTCTTGATTCATTCATGCCGGCAGTGGACCACCATCACCGCACACAGCCTGGAGGAGGGCCATTATGTCATCGGACCGAAAATCGAGATCCCCGTTCATTATGAGG GCCAGTTCAAACTTCTGGAGCAGGACAGGGACATTAGGGAACCTGTGCAGTACTTCAacagtgtggaggaggtggCCAAAGCATTTCCAGAGCGAGTCTATGTCATGGAGGAAATCACCTTCAATGTAAAG ATGGCCTCGGGGGAGTGCAACGAGGACACGGAGGTGTACAACATCACGCTGAACACGGGGGACGAGCTGACCCTCATGGGCCAGGCCGAGATCCTGTACGCCAAGACGTCACGCGAGAGGTCTCGCTTCAACACCATCTTCAAGCGCATCGGCAAGCTCAACTCCATGGGCAGGCTGGGGCGGGGCAAGATGCCGTGTCTCATTTGCATGAACCACCGCACCAACGAGAGCGTCAGCCTGCCCTTCCAGTGCCGCGGCCGCTTCAGCACGTGCTCGCCGCTGGAGCTGCAGATGCAGGAGGGCGAGCACGTCATCCGCGCCATCGTGGAGAAGACGCGGCTGCCCGTCAACGTGGTGGTGCCGGCCACGCCTCCGCGCAACCCGCACGACCTGCACGTGATCCGCGAGGGCCACCGCTACAAGCTGGTCAACGTGCAGACCAAGACGGTGGTGGTGTGCTGCGGGCTGCGCTCCAACAAGGTGCTCCCCGTGCACTTCACCCTGCAGGCCGGCGGGACCGGCGGGACCGGGGTGGGCGCCCTGCCCCGGCTGCTGGTGCCCGAGGGGCTGCTGCACGGCGAGGCCTGGCTGGAGACGGTGGTCCACCGCTGGTTCACCTACTGCCAGGAGCAGTTCAACATCGACGACTACTCGCGGGCCGTGCGCGACGTTCGCGCCGACTGGCCGGAGGACGGCAAGAGCCCCAAGAAGGGGGGCGGAGGCGGGACTAACGGCTGCCCCGCCCACGCACACCTGCCCAGCTCGCTAAGCTCCGCCCGGGACGAGCTCACGCAGTCGTTTCACCGTCTCTCCGTCTGCGTCTACGGCAGCAACCTGCACGGCAACAGCGAGGTGAACTTGCAAGGCTGCGTGAGCCTGTACGGGGAGTACGTGCCCACCGAACCGCCAGACGCCGATTATCTGTTTTCGGAGCTTTTGGACGGCTCGTCCAGCCCGGGAGGCCTGTGCAAATCGGACCTGCCTTACGAGGAGCTGTGGCTCGACCACGGGAAGAGACGCGGGCCCGCGTGCGAGCCGTCCGAGCCCGGCACGGCCGGCTGCCCCACCGCCCCGCTGTACCCCGGCACGGCACCCGCTAGCGTCCTGCTCAGCGCAGATGTCAGTCTACCTCCACCCCCCGTGCCTCCAAAGTCCGAAGCT GTGCGGGAGGAGTGTCGGTTATTGAACGCTCCTCCCATTCCTCCGAGGAGCTCCAAGCAGTCGGCTCCCagctgtggtggtggggggccgtacccccccaccaaacccCGGCAGACAGACACGCGctcccccagcccctccctgtCGTACTACTCCTCAGGCCTGCACAACAT CCCCGCCCCTCGTGTTTCcgcagaggaggagagggcgAGTCTCCGCGAGACGCAGATGAGCCGAACCACACCTGCTACCCGTGTGGCTGGAGCCGAGCGGACCCGGGCGAGGGCGGCACCGGGCCGCACCCCTGCCTCGGCCCGCCCAGGGACGCCGCCCTCACGCGCCTGTCCTGGCCCAACGACTTCTGCGGGGGCGACTCCCACAAGGGGGAGGAGTTCCCTTCCGCTCAGTGCCGCAGTTACTCCAGCTACCCGAGGAAAAGGACCCCCGCCACCCCGAAGGCGTGTGCCTCAGAACTCTTCGACAAGGGGGAGGGACTAG